The following are from one region of the Bradyrhizobium septentrionale genome:
- a CDS encoding S-methyl-5'-thioadenosine phosphorylase has protein sequence MTKAVLGIIGGSGIYDLPGLENVREEAITSPWGEPSAPLRRGEMAGLPIVFLPRHGQGHPLSPSDINYRANIDVLKRAGVTDLVALSACGSFKEELPPGSFVLVDQFVDRTHRRESSFFGKGCVAHVSMAHPVSPLLVKHLAAAAEAERIAFARGGTYLCMEGPQFSSLAESLTYKAQGYSVIGMTNMPEAKLAREAEICYASVAMVTDFDCWHPAHDAVTVQDIIRVLNSNSEKAKALVARLARDFPREHEPCPIGSDRALDTALITSPAARDPQLLAKLDAVAGRVLNA, from the coding sequence ATGACCAAAGCCGTTCTCGGCATCATCGGCGGATCCGGCATTTATGACCTGCCAGGTCTGGAAAATGTCCGCGAGGAAGCGATCACGAGCCCGTGGGGCGAGCCGTCGGCGCCGCTGCGCCGCGGCGAGATGGCGGGATTGCCGATCGTGTTCCTGCCGCGGCACGGCCAGGGACATCCGCTGTCGCCGTCCGACATCAACTATCGCGCCAATATCGATGTGCTGAAGCGGGCGGGAGTCACCGACCTTGTTGCACTGTCCGCGTGCGGCTCGTTCAAGGAGGAGCTGCCGCCGGGCAGCTTCGTGCTGGTCGACCAGTTCGTCGATCGCACCCACAGGCGCGAGAGCTCGTTCTTCGGCAAGGGTTGCGTCGCGCATGTCTCGATGGCGCATCCGGTGTCGCCGTTGCTGGTCAAGCATCTCGCCGCCGCGGCCGAAGCCGAGCGCATCGCGTTTGCGCGCGGCGGCACCTATCTCTGCATGGAGGGGCCGCAATTCTCCTCGCTCGCCGAAAGCCTGACCTACAAGGCGCAGGGCTATTCGGTGATCGGCATGACCAACATGCCGGAAGCCAAGCTCGCCCGCGAGGCCGAGATCTGCTACGCCAGCGTGGCGATGGTCACTGATTTCGATTGCTGGCATCCGGCTCATGATGCCGTGACGGTGCAGGATATCATCCGCGTGCTGAATTCGAACTCCGAGAAGGCAAAGGCGCTGGTCGCGCGTCTGGCGCGGGATTTCCCGCGCGAGCATGAGCCGTGCCCGATCGGTTCGGACCGCGCACTGGACACCGCGCTGATCACGTCGCCCGCGGCGCGCGATCCGCAGCTGCTTGCCAAGCTCGATGCCGTCGCCGGAAGGGTCTTGAACGCATGA
- a CDS encoding Bug family tripartite tricarboxylate transporter substrate binding protein, protein MVKTTAAIAALLLSTPAFAGWEPSKPVEIVVAAGAGGASDQMARMMQAAIQKNNLMKQPMVVSLKGGASGAEALMYMKSSEGDPNKVLIAYSLIYMLPLSAKIPFNWRDLTPVSVIALDQFVLWDNATGPKTVKEFIEAAKAASAPFKMGGTGSKREDHVLTVFMEQKTGAKFSYLPYKSGGEAATQLVGGHTESNVNNPSENLEVWRAGQVRALCVFDKERISYKTKVTETQSWNDIPTCKEEGLDVQYLMLRAMFLPGKVTQEQQAFYADLFQKVTQTAEYKDYMEKQALKPIFLTGKDMIEFLEDDDKVNASLMNAAGFVAK, encoded by the coding sequence ATTGTGAAAACCACGGCTGCCATCGCGGCCTTGCTGCTGAGCACGCCGGCCTTTGCCGGCTGGGAGCCGAGCAAGCCGGTCGAGATCGTGGTTGCGGCCGGCGCCGGCGGCGCCTCCGACCAGATGGCGCGGATGATGCAGGCGGCGATCCAGAAGAACAATCTGATGAAGCAGCCGATGGTGGTGTCGCTGAAGGGCGGCGCGTCGGGTGCGGAAGCGCTGATGTACATGAAGTCGAGCGAAGGCGATCCCAACAAGGTGCTGATCGCCTATTCGCTGATCTACATGCTGCCGCTATCGGCGAAAATTCCCTTCAACTGGCGCGACCTCACGCCGGTGTCGGTGATCGCGCTCGATCAGTTCGTGCTGTGGGACAATGCAACGGGTCCCAAGACCGTGAAGGAGTTCATCGAGGCCGCCAAGGCGGCGAGCGCGCCGTTCAAGATGGGCGGCACCGGCTCCAAGCGCGAAGATCACGTGCTGACCGTCTTCATGGAGCAGAAGACCGGCGCCAAATTCTCCTATCTGCCGTACAAATCCGGCGGCGAGGCAGCGACCCAGCTGGTCGGCGGCCACACCGAGTCCAACGTCAACAATCCGAGCGAGAATCTGGAAGTCTGGCGGGCCGGACAGGTTCGCGCGCTCTGCGTGTTCGACAAGGAGCGGATCTCCTACAAGACCAAGGTCACCGAGACGCAATCCTGGAACGATATCCCGACCTGCAAGGAGGAGGGGCTGGACGTGCAGTATCTGATGCTGCGCGCGATGTTCCTGCCGGGCAAGGTCACGCAGGAGCAGCAGGCGTTCTATGCCGACCTGTTCCAGAAGGTGACGCAGACAGCGGAATACAAGGACTATATGGAGAAGCAGGCGCTGAAGCCGATCTTCCTCACCGGCAAGGACATGATCGAGTTCCTCGAGGATGACGACAAGGTCAATGCCTCGCTGATGAACGCGGCGGGCTTCGTTGCGAAATGA
- a CDS encoding integrase core domain-containing protein, which produces MGWMETCAVDERMRFVVAAQKHEESFAAVCRRFGVSRRVGYKWLARFEEEGAAGLFDRPRAPLHRPQSVAEKIAERCLEVRRAHPSWGPIKVLAFLERKSPRTAWPAASTIGELFDREGLTVKRKLRRRGPPSSAPFAGCEAANDVWCIDFKGWFLTGDGMRCEPLTLTDAYSRYLLRCQALARTDTDHVWPVLDAALREFGLPLYMRSDNGSPFASRGAGGLSRLSVKLIKAGVTPERIAPGKPQQNGRHERMHLTLLQDVANPPAPTMREQLKRLHSFQHLYNEERPHQSLDNATPADRYQASSRRFDGVLRKPEYADGQDVRSVRHNGEIKWLGNTIYISEALIGEPVGLAEDPDGWTVSYGPIVLGTIAHRGDQLRRPKRKAKGCGLEDNATRCPQGPQPQQQT; this is translated from the coding sequence ATGGGGTGGATGGAGACCTGTGCTGTGGATGAACGGATGCGGTTTGTGGTGGCGGCACAAAAGCACGAGGAGTCGTTTGCGGCGGTGTGCCGGCGGTTCGGAGTGAGCCGTCGGGTGGGCTACAAATGGCTTGCACGGTTCGAGGAAGAAGGCGCGGCCGGACTGTTCGATCGTCCGCGAGCTCCGCTGCATCGTCCACAAAGCGTTGCGGAGAAGATCGCTGAGCGCTGCCTTGAGGTGCGTCGGGCGCATCCTAGCTGGGGGCCGATCAAGGTGCTGGCCTTTCTCGAACGGAAGTCACCTCGGACGGCATGGCCCGCGGCAAGCACGATCGGCGAGCTGTTCGATCGTGAGGGGCTGACGGTGAAGCGCAAGCTGCGCCGGCGCGGGCCGCCCTCGAGCGCGCCCTTTGCCGGTTGCGAGGCGGCCAACGACGTCTGGTGCATCGACTTCAAGGGCTGGTTCCTGACCGGGGACGGCATGCGCTGCGAACCGCTGACGCTCACCGATGCCTATAGCCGCTATCTGCTGCGCTGCCAGGCCTTGGCACGCACCGACACGGATCATGTCTGGCCTGTGCTGGACGCTGCGTTGCGCGAGTTTGGGTTGCCACTCTACATGCGCTCGGACAACGGCTCGCCGTTTGCCTCGCGCGGCGCCGGAGGATTGTCACGACTGTCGGTCAAGCTGATCAAAGCCGGCGTGACGCCGGAGCGCATTGCACCGGGCAAACCTCAGCAGAACGGCCGCCATGAGCGGATGCATCTGACGCTGCTGCAAGACGTTGCCAATCCGCCGGCTCCCACCATGCGCGAGCAGCTCAAGCGCTTGCACAGCTTCCAGCATCTCTACAACGAAGAGCGTCCTCACCAATCGCTCGACAACGCCACGCCAGCCGACCGTTACCAGGCCTCCTCGCGCCGCTTCGACGGTGTCTTGCGCAAGCCGGAATACGCTGACGGTCAGGACGTCCGCTCGGTCCGGCACAACGGAGAGATCAAGTGGTTGGGCAACACGATCTATATCAGCGAAGCGCTGATCGGTGAGCCCGTCGGCTTGGCCGAGGACCCGGACGGCTGGACCGTCAGCTATGGCCCGATCGTGCTCGGCACGATCGCCCATCGCGGTGACCAACTCCGCAGACCCAAACGCAAGGCAAAAGGCTGTGGACTTGAGGACAACGCTACGCGTTGCCCTCAGGGTCCACAGCCCCAACAACAGACCTGA
- a CDS encoding enoyl-CoA hydratase/isomerase family protein, producing the protein MNAPVTSTEDLIYSVEDGIARITFNRPQARNALTFAMYEQMASICENINQDHSIKALIMTGAGDKAFASGTDISQFRAFKTAQDALDYEARIDRVLGTLEQCRVPVIAAIAGACTGGGAGIAACCDIRIGTEATRIGFPIARTLGNCLSMSNISRLVSLIGPARTKDLIFKARLVEAPEALALGLLNEIVPDVETLQRRANETAKLVAGHAPITLEVTKEAVRRIRRTLSREEGEDLILRAYMSEDFREGMDAFLNKRAPNFKGK; encoded by the coding sequence ATGAACGCGCCCGTCACTTCGACCGAAGACCTGATCTACTCCGTCGAGGACGGGATCGCGCGCATTACGTTCAACCGGCCGCAGGCGCGCAACGCGCTGACCTTTGCGATGTATGAGCAGATGGCTTCGATCTGCGAGAACATCAATCAGGATCACTCCATCAAGGCGCTGATCATGACCGGTGCCGGCGACAAGGCGTTCGCCTCGGGCACCGACATCTCGCAGTTCCGGGCGTTCAAGACGGCCCAGGATGCGCTGGACTACGAGGCGCGGATCGACCGCGTGCTGGGAACGCTCGAACAGTGCCGCGTGCCCGTGATCGCAGCGATCGCCGGCGCGTGCACCGGCGGTGGCGCCGGCATCGCCGCATGCTGCGACATCCGCATCGGCACCGAGGCGACGCGGATCGGCTTTCCGATCGCGCGCACGCTCGGCAACTGCCTCTCGATGTCCAACATCTCGCGGCTGGTCTCGCTGATTGGCCCGGCGCGGACCAAGGATCTGATCTTCAAGGCGCGCCTGGTCGAGGCGCCGGAAGCGCTGGCGCTCGGGCTGTTGAACGAAATCGTCCCCGACGTGGAGACGTTGCAGCGCCGCGCCAACGAGACCGCCAAGCTCGTCGCCGGCCATGCGCCGATCACGTTAGAGGTGACCAAGGAGGCGGTACGCCGCATCCGCCGCACGCTGTCGCGCGAGGAAGGCGAAGACCTGATCCTGCGCGCTTATATGAGCGAGGATTTCCGCGAAGGCATGGACGCTTTCCTCAACAAGCGCGCGCCGAACTTCAAGGGCAAGTAG
- a CDS encoding pyridoxal-phosphate-dependent aminotransferase family protein — translation MTVHTGRHFLQIPGPTNVPDRVLRAMDMPTMDHRGAEFAEIGFAVLSAMQRVFRTKQPVIIYPSSGTGAWEAAIVNTLQPGDKVLMCETGQFAVLWHGIADKFKLDVDFIAGDWRHGADLEQIEAKLAADKAHKIKAVCVVHNETSTACVTYPRDVRKILDTLKHPALLMVDTISGLGSLEYEHDAWGIDVSIAGSQKGLMLPPGLGFNAVSEKALAVAKANPAMRSYWDWQEVININKAGTWPYTPATNLLFGLREAVKMLEEEGLDNVFARHKRHSEATRAAIKVWGLETQCQEQGAHSPALTAVRVPDGHDADHFRKVVLENFDMSLGTGLNKVKGKVFRIGHIGHFNDLMLMGTLSGVEMGLDLAKVPHRSGGVLAAMEVLKGRDPSQVSKAVA, via the coding sequence ATGACCGTGCATACTGGAAGGCATTTTCTGCAGATTCCGGGACCGACCAACGTGCCGGACCGGGTGCTGCGGGCCATGGACATGCCGACCATGGACCATCGCGGTGCCGAATTCGCCGAGATCGGTTTTGCCGTGCTTTCGGCAATGCAGCGGGTGTTCCGCACCAAGCAGCCCGTGATCATCTACCCCTCGTCCGGGACCGGCGCCTGGGAGGCCGCGATCGTCAACACGCTGCAGCCCGGCGACAAGGTTTTGATGTGCGAGACCGGGCAATTCGCGGTGCTGTGGCACGGCATCGCCGACAAATTCAAGCTCGACGTCGATTTCATTGCGGGCGACTGGCGCCACGGCGCCGACCTCGAACAGATCGAGGCCAAGCTTGCCGCCGACAAGGCGCACAAGATCAAGGCCGTCTGCGTGGTCCATAACGAGACCTCGACCGCCTGCGTCACCTATCCGCGCGACGTCCGCAAGATCCTCGACACTTTGAAGCATCCGGCGCTGCTGATGGTCGACACCATCTCCGGCCTCGGCTCGCTCGAATATGAGCATGATGCCTGGGGGATCGACGTCTCGATCGCCGGCTCCCAGAAGGGACTGATGCTGCCGCCCGGCCTCGGCTTCAACGCCGTGTCGGAGAAGGCGCTGGCAGTGGCCAAGGCCAATCCCGCGATGCGCTCCTATTGGGACTGGCAGGAGGTCATCAACATCAACAAGGCCGGCACCTGGCCGTACACGCCCGCGACCAATCTCCTGTTCGGCCTCAGGGAGGCCGTGAAGATGCTGGAGGAGGAGGGGCTCGACAACGTCTTCGCGCGCCACAAGCGCCACAGCGAGGCGACGCGCGCCGCGATCAAGGTCTGGGGCCTCGAGACGCAGTGCCAGGAGCAGGGTGCGCATTCGCCGGCGCTGACCGCGGTGCGGGTGCCTGATGGCCATGACGCCGATCATTTCCGCAAGGTCGTGCTGGAGAATTTCGACATGTCGCTCGGCACCGGCCTCAACAAGGTCAAGGGCAAGGTGTTCCGGATCGGCCATATTGGTCACTTCAACGACCTGATGCTGATGGGCACCCTGTCGGGCGTCGAGATGGGTCTTGATCTCGCCAAGGTGCCGCATCGCAGCGGCGGCGTGCTGGCGGCGATGGAGGTCCTGAAGGGACGTGACCCGTCGCAGGTGTCCAAGGCTGTTGCTTGA
- a CDS encoding MFS transporter, whose protein sequence is MRLRFKATHVVLAMLCVMYFITYVDRVNIGTAASDIQKELGLSNTELGLVFSAFAYPYLLFQVIGGWVGDRFGPRQTLFWCGMIWAAATIMTGFVHGLTALFVARFALGFGEGATFPTATRAMQYWTPAKRRGFAQGLTHSFARLGNAITPPVVALLILWLTWRGAFIALGFVSLIWGVAWVWYFRNEPSDHGSITAAELATLPPRPQGERPKVPWGPLLQRMWPVTLTYFCYGWCLWLYLNWLPLFFKNNYSLDLKNSALFASGVFFAGVVGDSIGGVISDRILERTGNVRLARLSVTIVGFAGALLSLMPILFVHDITVVALCLSAGFFCAELVIGPMWSIPMDIAAKYSGTAAGIMNSGSAFAAIVSPLVAGFVIDATGNWYLPFLMSMGLLLVGGFSAFLMHPERPFEETSELVAPGKVVAAE, encoded by the coding sequence ATGAGGCTTCGGTTCAAGGCCACCCATGTCGTGTTGGCCATGCTCTGCGTGATGTACTTCATCACCTATGTCGACCGGGTGAACATCGGCACCGCGGCCAGCGATATCCAGAAGGAGCTCGGCCTGTCCAACACCGAGCTCGGCCTGGTGTTCTCGGCCTTTGCCTATCCGTATCTGCTGTTCCAGGTGATCGGCGGCTGGGTCGGCGATCGCTTCGGGCCGCGCCAGACCTTGTTCTGGTGCGGCATGATCTGGGCTGCGGCGACCATCATGACCGGCTTTGTCCATGGTCTCACGGCGCTGTTCGTTGCCCGCTTCGCGCTCGGATTCGGCGAAGGCGCGACCTTTCCCACCGCGACGCGCGCGATGCAGTACTGGACGCCGGCCAAGCGGCGCGGCTTCGCGCAGGGGCTGACGCATTCGTTTGCGCGGCTGGGCAATGCCATAACCCCGCCGGTGGTCGCGCTGCTGATCCTGTGGCTGACCTGGCGCGGCGCGTTCATCGCGCTCGGTTTTGTCAGTCTGATCTGGGGCGTCGCGTGGGTCTGGTACTTCCGCAACGAGCCGAGCGACCATGGCTCGATTACCGCAGCCGAGCTTGCGACGTTGCCGCCGCGTCCGCAGGGCGAGCGGCCCAAGGTGCCGTGGGGGCCGCTGCTGCAACGCATGTGGCCGGTGACCTTGACCTATTTCTGCTACGGCTGGTGCCTGTGGCTCTACCTCAACTGGCTGCCGCTGTTCTTCAAGAACAACTACAGCCTCGATCTGAAGAACTCGGCGCTGTTCGCGTCCGGCGTCTTCTTTGCCGGCGTCGTCGGCGACAGCATCGGCGGCGTCATCTCCGACCGCATCCTGGAGCGTACCGGCAATGTGCGTCTGGCGCGGCTCAGCGTAACGATCGTGGGATTCGCCGGCGCGCTGCTGTCGCTGATGCCGATCCTGTTCGTTCACGACATCACGGTGGTCGCGCTTTGCCTGTCGGCCGGCTTCTTCTGCGCCGAGCTCGTGATCGGCCCGATGTGGTCGATCCCGATGGACATCGCGGCGAAATATTCCGGCACCGCCGCGGGGATCATGAACTCCGGCTCGGCGTTTGCGGCCATCGTCTCGCCGCTGGTCGCCGGCTTCGTCATCGACGCGACCGGCAATTGGTACCTGCCGTTCCTGATGTCGATGGGGCTCTTGCTCGTCGGTGGCTTCTCGGCATTCCTGATGCACCCGGAGCGGCCGTTCGAAGAGACCAGCGAACTGGTGGCACCGGGAAAGGTGGTGGCCGCCGAATGA
- a CDS encoding pyridoxal-phosphate-dependent aminotransferase family protein, with product MHQGRHFLQIPGPSPVPDRVLRAMDMPVIDHRSAEFGELGRAVLEGSQKVFQTAGPVVIFPSSGTGAWEAAIVNTLSPGDKVLMVETGHFATLWRQMAGRFGIEVDFVPGDWRRGADPAEIEARLAGDTAHSIKAVMVVHNETSTGATSRIADIRAAIDRTAHPALLMVDTISSLGSVDYRHDEWKVDVSVSCSQKGFMLPPGLGFNAISDKARAASRSNRMPRSYFDWEEMLKPNAKGFFPYTPATNLLYGLREAIAMLLEEGLDNVFARHRRLAAATRAAVSHWGLENLCEEPSEFSPVLTAVMMPPGHDADQFRKVVLDNFNMSLGAGLSKVAGKVFRIGHLGECNELTLLGALTGVEMGLSVAGVPHRPGGVEAAMRLLEQRDQRNAPSHLKVVST from the coding sequence ATGCATCAAGGGCGCCATTTTCTCCAGATTCCGGGACCGAGCCCGGTCCCCGATCGCGTTCTTCGCGCGATGGACATGCCGGTCATCGACCACCGCAGCGCCGAGTTCGGCGAACTCGGCCGGGCGGTGCTTGAGGGCAGCCAGAAGGTGTTTCAGACCGCAGGGCCGGTGGTGATCTTCCCGTCGTCCGGGACCGGCGCCTGGGAGGCCGCGATCGTCAACACGCTGTCGCCGGGCGACAAGGTCCTGATGGTCGAGACCGGCCACTTCGCCACGCTGTGGCGCCAGATGGCCGGCCGCTTCGGCATCGAGGTCGACTTCGTTCCCGGCGACTGGCGGCGCGGCGCCGACCCCGCCGAGATCGAGGCGAGACTCGCCGGTGACACCGCCCACAGCATCAAGGCGGTGATGGTCGTCCACAACGAGACCTCGACCGGCGCCACCAGCCGCATCGCGGATATCCGCGCCGCGATCGACCGCACCGCGCATCCGGCGCTGTTGATGGTCGACACCATTTCCTCGCTGGGCTCGGTCGATTACCGGCACGACGAGTGGAAGGTCGACGTCAGCGTCAGCTGCTCGCAGAAGGGTTTCATGCTGCCGCCCGGTCTCGGCTTCAACGCGATCTCCGACAAGGCGCGCGCCGCGTCGCGCAGCAACAGGATGCCGCGCTCCTATTTCGATTGGGAGGAGATGCTCAAGCCCAATGCGAAAGGCTTCTTCCCCTATACGCCGGCGACGAACCTGCTCTATGGGCTGCGCGAGGCTATCGCGATGCTGCTGGAAGAGGGGCTCGACAATGTGTTCGCGCGCCATCGGCGGCTCGCCGCCGCCACGCGGGCTGCCGTCAGTCATTGGGGGCTCGAGAATCTCTGCGAGGAGCCCTCGGAATTCTCGCCGGTGCTGACCGCAGTGATGATGCCGCCCGGCCATGATGCCGATCAGTTCCGCAAGGTCGTGCTCGACAATTTCAACATGTCGCTGGGCGCCGGCCTGTCGAAGGTCGCCGGCAAGGTGTTCCGCATCGGCCACCTCGGCGAGTGCAACGAGCTGACCTTGCTTGGCGCACTCACCGGCGTCGAGATGGGGCTGTCGGTCGCCGGCGTCCCGCATCGCCCGGGCGGCGTCGAGGCCGCGATGCGGCTTCTCGAGCAGCGCGATCAGCGCAACGCGCCATCGCATCTGAAAGTGGTCAGCACCTAA
- a CDS encoding GntR family transcriptional regulator has translation MKSAIPETGVPITPPAAGNGGDRQEASLHGEILLRLRDYVVEGNIPEGGRVPERQLCDMLGISRTPLREALKVLAAEGLIELLPNRGARVRRLSPRDLEELFDVMAGLESLAGRLACEAVTDEEIAAIERLHYEMYGHYLHRDMHGYFQVNQRIHESIVTAARNETLKTAYANFAGRIRRVRYSANFARKRQRWAEAMREHEAILDALRRRAGSELSDILFAHLRNKRTAAIEHLAEGPDAADEATPQGD, from the coding sequence ATGAAATCTGCGATTCCCGAAACCGGGGTTCCGATCACCCCACCAGCCGCCGGCAATGGCGGCGACCGCCAGGAAGCCTCGCTGCACGGGGAGATCCTGTTGCGGCTTCGCGACTACGTGGTGGAGGGCAACATCCCCGAAGGCGGGCGCGTTCCGGAGCGGCAGCTCTGCGACATGCTGGGGATATCAAGGACGCCGCTGCGCGAAGCGCTCAAGGTGCTGGCCGCCGAAGGCCTGATCGAGCTCCTGCCCAATCGCGGCGCGCGGGTGCGCCGGCTCAGCCCGCGCGACCTCGAGGAGCTGTTCGACGTCATGGCCGGGCTCGAGAGCCTGGCCGGACGACTGGCCTGCGAAGCGGTCACCGATGAGGAAATCGCCGCGATCGAGCGGCTGCATTACGAGATGTACGGCCACTATCTGCATCGCGACATGCACGGCTATTTCCAGGTCAACCAGCGCATTCACGAGAGCATCGTGACGGCTGCGCGCAACGAGACCCTGAAGACCGCCTACGCCAACTTCGCGGGCCGTATCCGCCGGGTGCGCTATTCCGCCAATTTCGCCCGCAAGCGGCAGCGCTGGGCCGAGGCGATGCGGGAGCACGAAGCGATCCTCGATGCGCTACGCCGCCGCGCCGGCAGCGAGCTCAGCGACATCCTGTTCGCGCACCTGCGCAACAAGCGGACCGCCGCCATCGAGCACCTCGCCGAGGGACCGGACGCCGCCGACGAGGCGACGCCTCAGGGCGACTAA